In the Pseudomonas sp. ADAK2 genome, one interval contains:
- a CDS encoding class I SAM-dependent rRNA methyltransferase, translating into MSLPSLRLKANADRRLRNGHLWVYSNEIDVAATPLHGFKAGDQAILEAAGGKPLGIVAMSPNNLICARLLSRDIKLPLDKSLLVHRLNVALSLRDRLFDKPFYRLVYGDSDLLPGLVVDRFGDILVVQIASATMEAHKDDVIAALTQVLKPSGILFKNDSAARDAEGLNRYVETVFGLVPEWVALEENGVKFEAPVIQGQKTGWFYDHRMNRARLAPYAKGKRVLDLYSYIGGWGVQAAAFGASEVFCVDSSAFALDGVERNVALNGVAEKMTCVEGDVFEALKELKASEERFDVIVADPPAFIKRKKDMKNGEGAYRRLNEQAMRLLNKDGILFSASCSMHLPEDDLQNILLTSARHLDRNIQMLERGGQGPDHPVHPAIAETRYIKSITCRLLPNS; encoded by the coding sequence ATGTCCCTGCCTAGCCTGCGCCTCAAAGCCAACGCCGACCGTCGCCTGCGAAACGGCCACTTGTGGGTCTACAGCAACGAAATCGATGTGGCCGCCACCCCGTTGCACGGCTTCAAGGCCGGTGACCAGGCGATCCTCGAAGCCGCCGGCGGCAAGCCGCTGGGCATCGTTGCCATGAGCCCGAACAACCTGATCTGCGCCCGCCTGCTGTCGCGCGACATCAAGTTGCCGCTGGACAAGTCGCTGCTGGTGCATCGCCTGAACGTCGCCCTGTCCCTGCGCGATCGCCTGTTCGACAAGCCGTTCTATCGCCTGGTCTACGGTGATTCCGACCTGTTGCCAGGCCTGGTCGTCGACCGTTTCGGCGACATCCTGGTGGTGCAGATCGCTTCGGCGACCATGGAAGCCCATAAAGATGACGTGATCGCTGCGCTGACCCAAGTGCTCAAGCCAAGCGGCATCCTGTTCAAGAACGACTCCGCCGCCCGTGACGCCGAAGGCCTCAACCGCTACGTCGAAACCGTGTTCGGCCTGGTGCCGGAGTGGGTTGCGCTGGAAGAAAACGGCGTGAAATTCGAAGCGCCGGTCATCCAGGGCCAGAAAACCGGCTGGTTCTACGACCACCGCATGAACCGCGCCCGCCTGGCGCCGTATGCCAAAGGCAAACGTGTGCTCGACCTTTATAGCTACATCGGTGGCTGGGGCGTGCAAGCGGCCGCGTTCGGCGCCAGTGAAGTGTTCTGCGTCGACTCGTCAGCTTTCGCCCTCGACGGCGTCGAGCGCAACGTCGCGCTGAACGGCGTCGCCGAGAAAATGACCTGCGTCGAAGGCGACGTGTTCGAAGCCCTGAAAGAGCTGAAAGCCAGTGAAGAGCGTTTCGACGTGATCGTGGCCGACCCACCGGCGTTCATCAAACGCAAGAAAGACATGAAGAACGGTGAAGGCGCCTACCGTCGCCTGAACGAGCAAGCCATGCGCCTGCTCAACAAGGACGGCATCCTGTTCAGCGCTTCGTGCTCGATGCACCTGCCGGAAGATGACCTGCAGAACATCCTGCTGACCAGCGCCCGCCACCTGGACCGCAACATCCAGATGCTGGAACGTGGCGGTCAGGGCCCGGATCACCCGGTGCACCCGGCCATCGCCGAAACCCGCTACATCAAGAGCATCACCTGCCGCCTGCTGCCAAACAGCTGA